A genomic window from Populus nigra chromosome 7, ddPopNigr1.1, whole genome shotgun sequence includes:
- the LOC133699665 gene encoding ABC transporter E family member 2, producing MSDRLTRIAIVTSDRCKPKKCRQECKKSCPVVKTGKLCIEVTPASKIAFISEELCIGCGICVKKCPFEAIQIINLPKDLDKDTTHRYGPNTFKLHRLPVPRPGQVLGLVGTNGIGKSTALKVLAGKLKPNLGRFNNPPDWQEILTYFRGSELQNYFTRILEDNLKAIIKPQYVDHIPRAVQGNVGQVLDQKDERDKKAELCRDLELNQVIDRNVGDLSGGELQRFAIAVVAIQNAEIYMFDEPSSYLDVKQRLKAAQVIRSLLRPNSYVIVVEHDLSVLDYLSDFICCLYGKPGAYGVVTLPFSVREGINIFLSGFVPTENLRFRDESLTFKVAETPQENAEEIQTYARYKYPTMSKTQGNFKLRVVEGEFTDSQIVVMLGENGTGKTTFIRMLAGLLKPDTVEGSEAEIPEFNVSYKPQKISPKFQFSVRQLLHSKIRDSYMHPQFVSDVMKPLLIEQLMDQEVVNLSGGELQRVALCLCLGKPADIYLIDEPSAYLDSEQRIVASKVIKRFILHAKKTAFVVEHDFIMASYLADRVIVYEGQPSVDCTANSPQSLLTGMNLFLSHLDITFRRDPSNYRPRINKLESTKDREQKAAGSYYYLDD from the exons atgtcAGATCGATTGACGCGTATAGCTATAGTAACCTCCGACAGATGCAAACCTAAGAAGTGCCGTCAAGAATGCAAGAAAAGTTGCCCTGTCGTCAAAACTG GGAAGCTGTGTATCGAGGTAACTCCAGCTTCGAAGATAGCTTTTATCTCGGAGGAGCTGTGCATTGGATGTGGTATCTGTGTTAAG AAATGCCCGTTTGAAGCAATTCAGATCATTAACTTGCCCAAGGATTTGGATAAAGACACGACCCATCGTTATGGTCCCAATACCTTTAAATTGCACAG GTTACCAGTCCCGAGGCCTGGGCAAGTTCTTGGCTTGGTTGGAACAAATGGTATTGGCAAGTCCACTGCTCTCAAAGTTCTGGCTGGAAAACTCAAACCTAATCTGGGTCGATTCAAT AACCCTCCTGATTGGCAGGAAATCTTGACTTACTTTCGAGGATCTGAGCTTCAGAATTACTTTACCCGTATCCTAGAGGATAATTTGAAG GCCATCATAAAGCCTCAGTATGTTGACCATATTCCAAGAGCAGTTCAAGGCAATGTTGGACAAGTGCTTGACCAAAAAGATGAGAGGGACAAGAAGGCGGAACTTTGTCGTGATCTTGAACTGAACCAGGTTATAGATCGTAATGTTGGGGATTTATCTGGTGGAGAGCTCCAAAGATTTGCCATTGCTGTTGTTGCAATACAGAATGCAGAGATATATATGTTTGATGAACCTTCAAGTTATCTTGATGTCAAACAGAGGCTCAAAGCTGCCCAAGTTATCAGATCTTTGCTCAGGCCCAACAG CTATGTAATTGTGGTGGAGCATGATCTCAGTGTCCTGGATTATTTATCTGACTTCATTTGCTGCTTGTACGGGAAACCGGGTGCATATGGAGTGGTAACTCTTCCCTTCTCTGTGAGAGAAGGTATCAATATATTCTTGTCTGGGTTTGTTCCTACAGAAAATCTACGATTCCGGGATGAATCTTTAACCttcaag GTTGCTGAGACTCCACAGGAGAATGCTGAGGAGATTCAAACATATGCACGATACAAATACCCAACCATGAGTAAAACTCAGGGAAATTTTAAACTTCGTGTCGTTGAGGGTGAATTTACTGACTCTCAGATTGTTGTGATGCTAGGTGAGAATGGGACAGGGAAGACAACATTTATCCGTATGCTG GCTGGTTTATTGAAACCTGATACTGTAGAGGGTTCCGAAGCCGAGATACCTGAGTTCAATGTTTCTTACAAGCCTCAGAAGATCAGTCCCAAATTTCAATTCAGTGTCAGGCAGTTACTGCATTCTAAAATACGTGATTCGTATATGCATCCTCAGTTTGTTTCAGATGTCATGAAACCACTTCTTATTGAGCAACTGATGGATCAAGAAGTAGTAAATCTGTCTGGTGGAGAGTTGCAAAGAGTTGCTTTATGTCTATGCCTCGGAAAG CCAGCTGACATTTATCTGATAGATGAACCGAGTGCATATCTTGATTCTGAGCAGCGTATCGTTGCTTCAAAAGTCATCAAGAGGTTTATCCTACATGCAAAGAAGACTGCATTTGTGGTCGAGCATGATTTTATAATGGCATCATACCTGGCTGATAGAGTTATTGTGTATGAGGGACAGCCTTCTGTGGATTGCACGGCAAATTCTCCCCAGTCATTGTTGACTGGGATGAATCTCTTCTTATCT CACCTGGATATCACATTTAGGCGAGACCCCAGTAATTACCGGCCAAGAATCAACAAATTGGAGTCCACCAAGGATAGGGAGCAGAAGGCTGCTGGGTCATATTATTACCTGGACGATTGA
- the LOC133699563 gene encoding arabinosyltransferase XEG113, with translation MVGGGGGGGGASSTWRNAYQEIANSKPLFVAIYATVFLGIVFSSLYVLSAVYSANSSSSSTSWLSSPPIPTSIDNTRHMDQSSNFSKPTTLAAGSSPTTSNPQTMQIKPIWEPPPHGTKFPPLKTFRLTKQLVQQRVKDNVTIVTFGNYAFMDFILSWVKHLTDLGLSNLLVGAMDTKLLEALYWKGIPVFDMGSHMSTADVGWGSPTFHKMGREKVILIDAILPYGVELLMCDTDMVWLKDPLPYLARYPEADVLTSSDQVVPTVVDDSLDLWQQVGAAYNIGIFHWRPTESAKKLAREWKDMLLADDKIWDQNGFNDIVRKQLGPSVDGDSGLVYAFDGNLKLGVLPASIFCSGHTYFVQAMYQQLRLEPYAVHTTFQYAGTEGKRHRLREAMVFYDPPEYYDAPGGFVSFKPSIPKSMLLDGDHNLETHFSLINYQIKQIRTALAIASLLKRTLVMPPLWCRLDRLWFAHPGVLIGSMTRQPFLCPLDHVFEVNNMLKEQPEEEFGPAINFREYSFLDNPLLPRHVKESWLDVQLCQEGAEDCGASNKTSRPGILRFPKRSNEDMFKTTFSSFKDVKVIQFSSMQDAFVGFTDKRREEKFRNRMKRYVGIWCCVENHDPGHIYYDMYWDEKSDWKPMPPQSTGDDHPPW, from the exons atggtggGAGGTGGGGGCGGGGGCGGAGGAGCATCTTCCACATGGAGGAATGCGTACCAGGAAATCGCCAACTCCAAGCCTCTCTTCGTCGCGATCTACGCCACTGTCTTCCTCGGAATCGTCTTCTCTTCCTTGTATGTTTTATCCGCCGTCTACTCCGCCAattcatcctcctcctccacttcCTGGCTCTCCTCTCCTCCCATTCCTACAAGTATTGATAATACTCGTC atatGGATCAATCTTCcaatttttccaaaccaacaaCATTAGCTGCGGGTTCATCGCCAACGACATCCAACCCTCAAACCATGCAGATAAAACCAATTTGGGAACCTCCCCCACACGGTACCAAATTCCCGCCCTTAAAGACCTTTAGACTCACAAAACAACTGGTTCAGCAAAGGGTGAAAGATAATGTTACTATAGTCACCTTTGGTAACTATGCTTTCATGGATTTTATCCTTTCCTGGGTTAAACACTTGACTGATTTGGGCCTTTCCAATCTTCTTGTTG GTGCTATGGACACCAAGCTGTTGGAGGCTTTGTACTGGAAAGGTATTCCAGTTTTTGACATGGGAAGCCACATGAGCACCGCAGATGTTGGGTGGGGCTCGCCAACCTTTCATAAGATGGGAAGagaaaaagttattttgatagATGCAATCCTCCCTTATGGTGTTGAGCTATTGATGTGTGACACAGACATGGTCTGGTTGAAG GACCCGCTTCCATATCTTGCACGTTATCCTGAAGCAGATGTTTTGACTTCAAGTGATCAAGTTGTACCCACAGTCGTTGATGACAGCTTGGACCTATGGCAACAAG TTGGTGCTGCCTATAATATAGGAATTTTCCACTGGCGACCAACAGAGTCTGCAAAAAAATTGGCGAGAGAATGGAAAGATATGCTTCTAGCTGACGATAAGATATGGGATCAGAATGGATTCAATGATATTGTACGCAAGCAGTTGGGGCCATCTGTTGACGGAGACAGTGGACTTGTATATGCTTTTGATGGGAATCTCAAACTTGGAGTTTTACCAGCAAGTATATTTTGCAGTGGACATACTTATTTTGTCCAG GCCATGTATCAACAACTTAGACTGGAACCTTATGCAGTGCATACCACATTCCAGTATGCCGGTACTGAAGGGAAGAGGCATCGATTGCGGGAAGCCATGGTTTTTTATGATCCACCGGAATACTATGATGCACCAG GAGGTTTCGTTTCATTCAAGCCGTCTATTCCAAAGAGTATGTTGCTGGATGGGGACCATAACCTTGAAACACACTTTTCTCTGATTAATTACCAA ATAAAACAAATAAGGACAGCGCTGGCAATTGCTTCGTTATTAAAACGCACGCTG GTCATGCCTCCACTATGGTGTAGGCTGGATAGACTATGGTTTGCCCATCCTGGAGTTCTGATTGGATCTATGACCAGGCAACCTTTTCTATGCCCTTTGGATCACGTATTTGAG GTGAATAACATGTTGAAAGAGCAGCCAGAGGAGGAGTTTGGCCCTGCAATTAATTTCAGAGAGTACTCTTTTTTGGACAATCCGTTATTGCCTAGACAT GTGAAAGAGTCGTGGCTTGATGTTCAGCTTTGTCAAGAAGGAGCCGAAGATTGTGGTGCGTCAAACAAGACAAGTCGGCCAGGAATACTCAGATTTCCAAAACGCAGCAATGAAGACATG TTCAAGACCACATTCTCATCATTCAAGGATGTCAaagtcattcaattctcttcaatGCAAGATGCTTTTGTTGGCTTCACTGACAAG agaagagaggagaaattTAGGAATCGCATGAAACGTTATGTTGGTATATGGTGCTGTGTTGAAAATCACGATCCTGGACATATATACTACGACATGTACTGGGACGAGAAATCCGATTGGAAACCGATGCCACCACAATCCACAGGGGATGACCACCCACCATGGTAA